The DNA sequence TGGTCCACGACATCGAGGACCGCGTGCGCTCCTACGAGCTGGTGGCGGAGCGCTTCGGGCTCACCGACACGGCCCGGCCCCAGGCCCGCTGAGCCCACGGCGCGCGCGCTACTTCAAGAGGTAGCGCGCCTCGAAGCCGGCGAAGAGGTCCAGGTACTGCTCCAGGTAGCGGGTGAGCAGGAAGTGGTTCTTCACCGTCTCGCGGCCCCGCTGTCCCATCGTCTCCCGGAGCTTCGGGTCCCGGAGGAGCTGGACGATGCGCTCGGCGCACTGCTCGACGGTGTCGACGAGGAAGCCGTTGTACCCGTCCCGTATCTGGTGGCGGATGCCCCCCACGTTGCCACCGATGACGGGCGTGCCCTTCCACATCGCCTCCGCCACCGTGAGCCCGAAGCCCTCGCGCAGCGACTTCTGGAGCACCACCGCGGCGCGGCGCTGGAGCGCGTTGACGAGCGCGGTGTCCTCGCGGATGAGCAGGATGACGCGCTCCTCCTGGTGCCGCAGCAGCTCGCCATAGACCTCCTGTCCCTCCGGGTCGTCGTTGGCCAGGTTGCCCAGCAGCACCAGCGTGCAGGGCACCTCGCGCCGCGCGAGCTCGAAGGCCCGCACCACGCCCTCCGGGTCCTTCCACCGGTCGAAGCGCGACACCTGCACCACCAGCGGCAGGTCGGTGGGAATGCAGTGGCGCGCCAGCCGCTCGTCGACCTCCTCCTCCGACAGCTCCCGGTTCTTGATGGAGAACGGGTCGATGGCTGGCATGAAGAAGCGCTGGGGGGTCCTGAGCGCCCGCGCGTACTCCGGGATGCTGAACACGGCCGCGTCGTAGTCGTCGACGAAGGGCCGCAGGTAGTCCCAGACCTCGGGCGTCGGCTGGGACAGGTCCAGGTGGCAGCGCCATATCCACGGTCCGCGCTTGCGGCTGTGGCGAACGAGCGGCAACGGCTGCGGGTCGTGGACGATGACCCGGTCGTGGTCCAGCAGGTTGCGCACCGCGTTCTGGTAGACGACCTCCTCGTAGATGTCGCGCTTGAGCCGCGTGAAGCGGATGCACCCGCCCTGGAGCGCGTTGTGCATCTTCTTCGTGATGCTGAAGAAGTCGGGAGGCCCCTGGATGGCGCGCCATTCGGTGAGCAGCCCCACGCTGTTCATCAACAGCGTGAGTGGCGACAGGAGCTCCACCACGCCACCGCCGTAGTACGTGGAGTTGACGTGGGCCACCCGCAGGTCCTGGAGCGGAAACGCCTTGGCGAGGATGCGATCCACCGCCTCCGCGCCGATGAGGGGCGCGTAGTCCTCGACCCGCACGAGCTGGTGATCGCTGGAGGGAGACATCGTCCGCGGAGCGTGTCCACCCCGGAGCCATCCCCCAAGGGCCCCGCACTCCGAGCCGCCGCTCCTGTTCACCAGCGGAACGAAGCGCCGCGCGCCTGAGGCCCCGAGGCCACGCCAGCGTGGTCCCGTGGACACGACGGACTCCCGGCGCGAGCCCCCATCGGCGCGCCCCCTCGGGAGAAGCCCGTGGCCCACCTCTTGCTCCCACATGAGCCCACGTGGGTCGCCGCTTCGCCCACGCCCTCGCTCCTGGAGCCAGCATGTCGAAGTCTCCGCTTCCGCGTCATTCGTGCATCGGACTGGTCACCGCCCTCCTCGTCGTCGCGGGACATGCGCTCGGCGCGCCCGCGTCGAACCCCGCCCAGGTCCCGCCCGCGCCGAAGTCCTGCTTCCTGTTGATGGACCTGGCCACGGGCGAGGTGACGCGCTCCGGCGGGGCCCTTTGCGCCACGCGCCTGCCCCCCGCGTCCACGTTCAAGATTCCCCACGCGCTCATCGCGCTGGAGACGGGCGTGGTGGCGCGAGTCGACGACCTCCACAAGTGGGATGGGACGAAGCACTCCGTGGAGATGTGGAACCAGGACCAGACGCTGGACACCGCGATGCGCCGCTCCGCGCTCTGGGTCTTCCAGGGCACGGCGAGGAAGATTGGCCGCGAGCGCATGGAGGCGTGGCTGAAGCGCTTCCACTACGGCACCGAGGATGCCTCGGGGGACATCACCCGCTTCTGGCTCGGAGGCCCGCTGCGCATCTCCCCGGACGAGCAGCTCGAGTTCCTCGCGCGCTTCTATCGGAACGAGCTGCCGGTGCGGCCCGAGGTCTCCGCCGCCGTCAAGGCGATGCTGGTGCACGGCCCCACCACGGTCGCCAGCGTCCGCGCCGGCATCAACCTGGGCGGCCCCTGGAAGGACGGCGCCGTGCTGAGCGCCAAGACGGGCTGGTTCCTCGACACGTCGGGCGACGTCACCTGGCTGGTGGGCCACGTGGCCTCGCCCAGGGGACGCCACCTCTTCGTCAGCGCGGTGCGGTCCCCGCCCGGAGAGAGCCCCTCGCGGCCTCCCGCACTCGTCGCGGCCATCGACGCGCTGAAGGCCCACGGGCTGCTCTGAAGCGCGGGCCCCGCGTCCTCGCCAGCCTCAGGTCCCCTCGCGCCACGCGGCCAGCTCCCGCGCCTGCGCCCCGGTGGGCGCGTCGTGCTTCACGCCCAGGCGCCGCAGCTCGAGGCCGGCGAGGGTCTCGACCAGCGGCCGCGGGACGGCATGGACGTCTCGCGTCAGCGCCCCGGCGTGCTCCACCAGCCACGCGGCCACCAGCGCCTGGTGGGCACAGGCCCAGTCACGCGCCTGGGACGGAAGGTGGCCCGCGCGCTCCTGGCGGAGCGGATGCCCTCCGGCGAGCACCGTGAGCCGACGGCCATCCTTCAGCGTGTGCGCCTCCACACCGTCGCCCACGACGACCCGGCGCCGGGTCAGCCGCGCCAGCGCCTCTCCATCCAGCGCCGAGCGGCGGGCGCTGACGTTGGCCACGACGGCGCCATCCTTCATCTTCTCGAAGTGCTCGGCGCGCAGGGCATGGGACACGTCCGAGGTGACGCAGAAGACCTCCCCGCGCCGCGAGGCCTCGCGCAGGGGCAGCACCCGGAAGCCCTCCAGCGCCGCCTCCAGCGCGGCGGGAGGCTCGAACTCCGCCACCACCACCTCCGCGCCCTCCGCCCGCGCGCGCCGGGCCACGCGCTGGCCCATGTCCCCATAGCCCACGACGACGACGACCCGGCCCGCGAGCGGCGCCTCCAGCACGGCGCGCAGCGCGCCGAGCTCCGCGTCGTGCGAGCGCCACGTGCGCGCCTCGCCCACCGCGATGACGGGGTGGCCGAGCACGCCGGCCCGGGCCAGCGCTCGCAGCCGGTGCGCCCCGGACACCGTCTCCTCCGTGCTCCCGAGCACGTGCGGAAGCAGCTCCCGGCGCCGCGTGTGCAGCACGCCCACCACCTCCGCGCCTTCCTCCAGGATGAGCTGGGGCCGCGTCTCCACGAGCGCCTGGACGTGACGCGAGGACGTCTCCGTGTCCGCGTCCCGGCGCGCGAAGGTGGAGATGCCATGGTCCACCACCAGCGCGGCGGCGACGTCGTCCTCGGTCACCGCGGGACGCGAGGCTCCCAGACACACCTGGGCTCCGCCCGCCTTCAGCGTCACCATCAGCAGGGCCGTCTGCGCGGTGACGGGGAGACAGGCCGCCACGCGCACGCCCTGGAGCGGCGCGCGCTTCGCGAACCGTTCCCGGAGCCCCCGCAGCAACGGCAGGTCGCGCGCGGCGGCGCGCATGCGGCGACGCCCCTCTCCCGCCAGCGACGCGTCACGAATGTCATGGAGGACGACGGGACGGGAGCGCTGTGTCCGCTGCTTCGGACGGACGACCTTGGCCATGCGTGAGAGGACCTCGGAGTCGAGCCGGGAAACGAAAACGCGCCCGCCCCTCGGGGAGAGGGACAGGCGCGTGGACGGCGCGAGGACACGCGTCACGAGGGCGCGTGCCTACCCACCGGAGGCGTCAGACGGCCTTCAGGCGGCTGGAGCCAGCGGGGCCGCTGGCTGCCTCCTTGAGCGCGTCCTTGCGGTCCGTGCGCTCCCAGGTGAAGTCCTTCTCCGTGCGGCCGAAGTGACCGTACGCGGCGGTCTTCTGGTAGATGGGCCGCAGCAGGTCCAGCTGCTCGGTAATTTCGCGCGGCTTGAGGCCGAACGTGGCGCGGATGGCCTGGGCGATGCGCGCCTCGGGCACCGTGCCCGTGCCGAACGTCTCCACCATCACGCTGACCGGGTCGGCCACGCCAATGGCGTAGGACACCTGCACCTCGCAGCGACGGGCCAGGCCCGCGGCCACCACGTTCTTGGCGATGTAGCGCCCCATGTACGCCGCGGAGCGGTCCACCTTGGACGGGTCCTTGCCGCTGAAGGCGCCGCCACCGTGACGGCCCATGCCGCCGTAGGTGTCGACGATGATCTTCCGGCCCGTGACGCCCGAGTCGCCCATGGGGCCACCCACCACGAACCGGCCCGTGGGGTTGATGAAGAACTTGGTCTTGTTGTCGATGAGCTTCTTCGGCAGCGCCTTCGCGATGACGTCCTCGCGGATGGCCTCCTGGATCTTCTTGTTGGAGACCTCCTCGGAGTGCTGCGTGGACACCACCACCGCGTCGATGCGCACCGGGCGGCCGTCGCGGTACTCCACCGTCACCTGGCTCTTGCCGTCCGGACGGATCCAGTCGTGCTGCTTGCGCCGCGCGTCCGCCAGCTTGCGGGTCAGCGCGTGGGCGTAGTGCAGCGGGGCGGGCATCAGCTCCGACGTCTCGTCGCACGCGAAGCCGAACATCATGCCCTGGTCGCCGGCGCCCTGCTCCTTCTTGTTGTCCACGCCCCGGGCGATGTCCTGGCTCTGGCCCTCGATGGCCACCATGACGCCGCAGGTGTTGCCGTCGTAGCCCATGGAGCTGTCGGTGTAGCCAATCCGACAGATGGTGCCGCGCACGATGCGCGGGATGTCCACGTAGGTGTTCGTGGTCACCTCGCCCGCGACGATGGCGAGGCCCGTCTTGACGAGCGTCTCCACCGCGACGCGCGCCTGCGGGTCCTTGGCGATGATGGCGTCGAGCACACCGTCGGAGATCTGGTCGGCGATCTTGTCCGGGTGGCCCTCGGTGACGGATTCGGACGTGAACAGGAAATCGGTAGGCATGTCGGCTCTGTGTGCAGAGGGGGGCGCCGTGCCAAGAACAGGCAGGCGCGCGAGGGTCGGACACTAAAGTGTGGTCCTAGGGGAGTCAAACGCCCAAAGGGGCAGATTCATTCGGCCAGTGGACGCTCACGGAGGGCAGCCGGGCACACACGGCGCGGCCGCCGACCATCCGATGGTGAATTTCGCGAGGCACGCCGCGGTCTCCTGGGCTAACAGAACGCCGAGCCTTCCCTCCGGAGACACGCCCGACATGAACGCCCGCTTCCGTACCCTCTCCCTCCTGGCCGCCCTCTGCCTCGCCGTCCCCGCGCTCGCGGCGCCGAAGGAGGACGCTGTCGCCAAGCCGGTGAAGACGGTGGTGCAGTCCGTGCGCTACGAGCGGGACGCCGCCGCGCTCAAGCACTTCGGCGGCGAGGAGCAGGGGAAGTTCCTGCTGGGCGACTCGTGGGACAAGGGCACGGACGCGCAGCGCAAGGAGTTCGTCAGCCTGTTCCA is a window from the Myxococcus stipitatus genome containing:
- a CDS encoding glycosyltransferase, coding for MSPSSDHQLVRVEDYAPLIGAEAVDRILAKAFPLQDLRVAHVNSTYYGGGVVELLSPLTLLMNSVGLLTEWRAIQGPPDFFSITKKMHNALQGGCIRFTRLKRDIYEEVVYQNAVRNLLDHDRVIVHDPQPLPLVRHSRKRGPWIWRCHLDLSQPTPEVWDYLRPFVDDYDAAVFSIPEYARALRTPQRFFMPAIDPFSIKNRELSEEEVDERLARHCIPTDLPLVVQVSRFDRWKDPEGVVRAFELARREVPCTLVLLGNLANDDPEGQEVYGELLRHQEERVILLIREDTALVNALQRRAAVVLQKSLREGFGLTVAEAMWKGTPVIGGNVGGIRHQIRDGYNGFLVDTVEQCAERIVQLLRDPKLRETMGQRGRETVKNHFLLTRYLEQYLDLFAGFEARYLLK
- the metK gene encoding methionine adenosyltransferase encodes the protein MPTDFLFTSESVTEGHPDKIADQISDGVLDAIIAKDPQARVAVETLVKTGLAIVAGEVTTNTYVDIPRIVRGTICRIGYTDSSMGYDGNTCGVMVAIEGQSQDIARGVDNKKEQGAGDQGMMFGFACDETSELMPAPLHYAHALTRKLADARRKQHDWIRPDGKSQVTVEYRDGRPVRIDAVVVSTQHSEEVSNKKIQEAIREDVIAKALPKKLIDNKTKFFINPTGRFVVGGPMGDSGVTGRKIIVDTYGGMGRHGGGAFSGKDPSKVDRSAAYMGRYIAKNVVAAGLARRCEVQVSYAIGVADPVSVMVETFGTGTVPEARIAQAIRATFGLKPREITEQLDLLRPIYQKTAAYGHFGRTEKDFTWERTDRKDALKEAASGPAGSSRLKAV
- a CDS encoding penicillin-binding transpeptidase domain-containing protein; the encoded protein is MSKSPLPRHSCIGLVTALLVVAGHALGAPASNPAQVPPAPKSCFLLMDLATGEVTRSGGALCATRLPPASTFKIPHALIALETGVVARVDDLHKWDGTKHSVEMWNQDQTLDTAMRRSALWVFQGTARKIGRERMEAWLKRFHYGTEDASGDITRFWLGGPLRISPDEQLEFLARFYRNELPVRPEVSAAVKAMLVHGPTTVASVRAGINLGGPWKDGAVLSAKTGWFLDTSGDVTWLVGHVASPRGRHLFVSAVRSPPGESPSRPPALVAAIDALKAHGLL
- a CDS encoding adenosylhomocysteinase, with translation MAKVVRPKQRTQRSRPVVLHDIRDASLAGEGRRRMRAAARDLPLLRGLRERFAKRAPLQGVRVAACLPVTAQTALLMVTLKAGGAQVCLGASRPAVTEDDVAAALVVDHGISTFARRDADTETSSRHVQALVETRPQLILEEGAEVVGVLHTRRRELLPHVLGSTEETVSGAHRLRALARAGVLGHPVIAVGEARTWRSHDAELGALRAVLEAPLAGRVVVVVGYGDMGQRVARRARAEGAEVVVAEFEPPAALEAALEGFRVLPLREASRRGEVFCVTSDVSHALRAEHFEKMKDGAVVANVSARRSALDGEALARLTRRRVVVGDGVEAHTLKDGRRLTVLAGGHPLRQERAGHLPSQARDWACAHQALVAAWLVEHAGALTRDVHAVPRPLVETLAGLELRRLGVKHDAPTGAQARELAAWREGT